Proteins co-encoded in one Pelobates fuscus isolate aPelFus1 chromosome 5, aPelFus1.pri, whole genome shotgun sequence genomic window:
- the PATZ1 gene encoding POZ-, AT hook-, and zinc finger-containing protein 1 isoform X1 has translation MERLAEGCGPSFYTYQVSQHSSDVLQQLNQQRKTGGRFCDVILRVGEDSFPAHRAVLAACSQYFESVLEESEGPIPRELEMHTISSKVFGDILDFAYTARIVIRLESFPELMTAAKFLLMRSVIDICQEVIKQSNVQILVPPARPELMLFRSGAADLGFPLDMTNGATMGSSGIAGSLGDEEEDSVRPGPAVPSQASLLALGGSPQMLSAQFQVGAQGLGGKRGRGRPRKPSVLDSVLFGAVGGLREGVVLPCGLCDKVFTDPLRLRQHEAQHGVTSIQLGYGDLQPPRLNENGLGQEENGTPIKRNRARKQVACELCGKIFRDVYHLNRHKLSHSGEKPYSCPVCGLKFKRKDRMSYHVRSHDGSVGKPYICQSCGKGFSRPDHLNGHIKQVHTSERPHKCEKTSEGFPSEVRNEQEKGGGQTCNASFATRDRLRSHLACHEDKVPCQVCGKYLRAAYMADHLKKHSEGPSNFCTICNRGFSSASYLKVHVKTHHGALLSAGPHRPESVPNGAALFHCVRTCGMKEGDKCPHGEQESSDSYGDLSDASDLKSPEKQSANGSYTAPDLVIPKKTEAEPEKRYPCSECGSFFRSKAYLNKHIQKVHTRPLGAPLGDLGPALGSALGPALGPALGPSIGPTLGPTLGPALGSALASPFSPQQNMSLLESFGFQIVQSAFASSLVDTEGEQQGMGNEGK, from the exons ATGGAACGTCTTGCAGAAGGTTGTGGTCCATCCTTCTACACCTACCAGGTGAGCCAGCACAGCTCAGATGTTCTGCAGCAGCTCAACCAACAGCGGAAAACTGGGGGTCGTTTCTGTGATGTGATTCTCCGTGTAGGGGAGGATAGTTTTCCAGCACATCGTGCCGTGCTGGCTGCCTGCAGCCAATATTTTGAGTCGGTTTTGGAAGAATCAGAAGGCCCGATCCCCAGAGAACTTGAGATGCACACAATCAGTTCCAAAGTGTTTGGGGACATTTTGGATTTTGCGTACACTGCTCGCATTGTGATTCGATTGGAGAGTTTCCCTGAACTTATGACTGCTGCCAAGTTCCTGCTAATGAGATCTGTTATTGATATATGCCAGGAGGTAATCAAGCAGTCCAATGTGCAAATACTGGTCCCACCTGCACGACCAGAACTCATGTTATTCAGGTCAGGGGCTGCTGACCTTGGATTCCCATTGGACATGACTAATGGGGCCACCATGGGAAGTTCAGGAATTGCAGGATCGCTTGGTGATGAGGAGGAAGATTCAGTTCGACCGGGGCCGGCAGTGCCAAGCCAGGCCTCGCTTCTTGCCCTCGGTGGATCACCCCAGATGCTCTCTGCCCAATTCCAAGTAGGAGCTCAAGGCCTAGGAGGAAAGCGAGGGCGTGGACGGCCACGGAAACCCAGTGTTTTAGATTCAGTATTGTTTGGAGCAGTGGGTGGGTTGCGGGAAGGAGTGGTACTCCCCTGTGGACTTTGTGATAAAGTATTCACTGATCCCCTGCGCCTGCGGCAGCATGAGGCCCAGCATGGAGTGACCAGCATACAGCTTGGTTACGGAGACCTGCAGCCCCCTCGCTTAAATGAGAATGGGCTGGGGCAGGAAGAAAATGGCACCCCTATAAAGAGGAACCGAGCAAGAAAACAAGTAGCTTGTGAACTGTGTGGGAAGATCTTCCGGGATGTATATCACCTTAATCGTCACAAGCTCTCTCATTCTGGAGAGAAACCATACTCTTGCCCGGTGTGTGGACTGAAGTTCAAACGCAAAGACAGAATGTCTTACCATGTCCGGTCACATGATGGTTCTGTAGGGAAGCCTTACATTTGCCAGAGCTGTGGAAAGGGATTCTCTAG GCCAGATCACCTGAATGGACACATTAAGCAGGTTCACACGTCAGAAAGGCCCCACAAGTGTGAG AAAACTTCAGAAGGATTTCCAAGTGAAGTGCGCAATGAGCAGGAAAAAGGAGGAGGACAG ACTTGTAATGCTTCTTTTGCCACACGTGATCGACTGCGTTCACATTTAGCATGTCATGAGGACAAAGTGCCATGCCAAGTGTGTGGGAAATATCTGCGAGCAGCATACATGGCAGACCATCTGAAGAAGCATAGCGAAGGACCTAGCAACTTCTGCACCATCTGTAACCGAG gTTTCTCCTCCGCTTCCTACTTAAAGGTCCATGTAAAAACACATCATGGCGCCCTCCTCAGCGCAGGCCCTCACCGGCCGGAGTCCGTCCCCAACGGGGCAGCGCTCTTCCACTGTGTCCGGACCTGTGGCATGAAAG AGGGGGACAAGTGTCCGCATGGTGAGCAAGAAAGCTCTGATTCCTATGGCGACCTTTCAGATGCAAGTGATCTAAAGTCCCCAGAAAAGCAAAGTGCTAATGGATCATACACTGCTCCTGACCTTGTAATACCCAAGAAGACCGAGGCAGAGCCCGAGAAACGCTATCCCTGTTCAGAATGTGGCAGCTTCTTTCGCTCCAAGGCCTATCTCAACAAACACATCCAGAAGGTGCACACCAGGCCTCTGGGGGCCCCACTTGGTGATTTGGGGCCAGCTCTAGGATCTGCCCTTGGTCCAGCACTGGGTCCTGCCTTGGGTCCTAGCATTGGACCCACACTAGGTCCTACTTTAGGACCAGCTTTGGGGTCTGCACTGGCATCCCCATTTTCACCTCAACAGAACATGTCTCTGCTGGAGTCGTTTGGTTTCCAAATTGTCCAGTCTGCTTTTGCATCATCTCTTGTGGACACTGAGGGAGAGCAGCAGGGGATGGGGAATGAGGGGAAGTAA
- the PATZ1 gene encoding POZ-, AT hook-, and zinc finger-containing protein 1 isoform X3, whose protein sequence is MERLAEGCGPSFYTYQVSQHSSDVLQQLNQQRKTGGRFCDVILRVGEDSFPAHRAVLAACSQYFESVLEESEGPIPRELEMHTISSKVFGDILDFAYTARIVIRLESFPELMTAAKFLLMRSVIDICQEVIKQSNVQILVPPARPELMLFRSGAADLGFPLDMTNGATMGSSGIAGSLGDEEEDSVRPGPAVPSQASLLALGGSPQMLSAQFQVGAQGLGGKRGRGRPRKPSVLDSVLFGAVGGLREGVVLPCGLCDKVFTDPLRLRQHEAQHGVTSIQLGYGDLQPPRLNENGLGQEENGTPIKRNRARKQVACELCGKIFRDVYHLNRHKLSHSGEKPYSCPVCGLKFKRKDRMSYHVRSHDGSVGKPYICQSCGKGFSRPDHLNGHIKQVHTSERPHKCEKTSEGFPSEVRNEQEKGGGQTCNASFATRDRLRSHLACHEDKVPCQVCGKYLRAAYMADHLKKHSEGPSNFCTICNREGDKCPHGEQESSDSYGDLSDASDLKSPEKQSANGSYTAPDLVIPKKTEAEPEKRYPCSECGSFFRSKAYLNKHIQKVHTRPLGAPLGDLGPALGSALGPALGPALGPSIGPTLGPTLGPALGSALASPFSPQQNMSLLESFGFQIVQSAFASSLVDTEGEQQGMGNEGK, encoded by the exons ATGGAACGTCTTGCAGAAGGTTGTGGTCCATCCTTCTACACCTACCAGGTGAGCCAGCACAGCTCAGATGTTCTGCAGCAGCTCAACCAACAGCGGAAAACTGGGGGTCGTTTCTGTGATGTGATTCTCCGTGTAGGGGAGGATAGTTTTCCAGCACATCGTGCCGTGCTGGCTGCCTGCAGCCAATATTTTGAGTCGGTTTTGGAAGAATCAGAAGGCCCGATCCCCAGAGAACTTGAGATGCACACAATCAGTTCCAAAGTGTTTGGGGACATTTTGGATTTTGCGTACACTGCTCGCATTGTGATTCGATTGGAGAGTTTCCCTGAACTTATGACTGCTGCCAAGTTCCTGCTAATGAGATCTGTTATTGATATATGCCAGGAGGTAATCAAGCAGTCCAATGTGCAAATACTGGTCCCACCTGCACGACCAGAACTCATGTTATTCAGGTCAGGGGCTGCTGACCTTGGATTCCCATTGGACATGACTAATGGGGCCACCATGGGAAGTTCAGGAATTGCAGGATCGCTTGGTGATGAGGAGGAAGATTCAGTTCGACCGGGGCCGGCAGTGCCAAGCCAGGCCTCGCTTCTTGCCCTCGGTGGATCACCCCAGATGCTCTCTGCCCAATTCCAAGTAGGAGCTCAAGGCCTAGGAGGAAAGCGAGGGCGTGGACGGCCACGGAAACCCAGTGTTTTAGATTCAGTATTGTTTGGAGCAGTGGGTGGGTTGCGGGAAGGAGTGGTACTCCCCTGTGGACTTTGTGATAAAGTATTCACTGATCCCCTGCGCCTGCGGCAGCATGAGGCCCAGCATGGAGTGACCAGCATACAGCTTGGTTACGGAGACCTGCAGCCCCCTCGCTTAAATGAGAATGGGCTGGGGCAGGAAGAAAATGGCACCCCTATAAAGAGGAACCGAGCAAGAAAACAAGTAGCTTGTGAACTGTGTGGGAAGATCTTCCGGGATGTATATCACCTTAATCGTCACAAGCTCTCTCATTCTGGAGAGAAACCATACTCTTGCCCGGTGTGTGGACTGAAGTTCAAACGCAAAGACAGAATGTCTTACCATGTCCGGTCACATGATGGTTCTGTAGGGAAGCCTTACATTTGCCAGAGCTGTGGAAAGGGATTCTCTAG GCCAGATCACCTGAATGGACACATTAAGCAGGTTCACACGTCAGAAAGGCCCCACAAGTGTGAG AAAACTTCAGAAGGATTTCCAAGTGAAGTGCGCAATGAGCAGGAAAAAGGAGGAGGACAG ACTTGTAATGCTTCTTTTGCCACACGTGATCGACTGCGTTCACATTTAGCATGTCATGAGGACAAAGTGCCATGCCAAGTGTGTGGGAAATATCTGCGAGCAGCATACATGGCAGACCATCTGAAGAAGCATAGCGAAGGACCTAGCAACTTCTGCACCATCTGTAACCGAG AGGGGGACAAGTGTCCGCATGGTGAGCAAGAAAGCTCTGATTCCTATGGCGACCTTTCAGATGCAAGTGATCTAAAGTCCCCAGAAAAGCAAAGTGCTAATGGATCATACACTGCTCCTGACCTTGTAATACCCAAGAAGACCGAGGCAGAGCCCGAGAAACGCTATCCCTGTTCAGAATGTGGCAGCTTCTTTCGCTCCAAGGCCTATCTCAACAAACACATCCAGAAGGTGCACACCAGGCCTCTGGGGGCCCCACTTGGTGATTTGGGGCCAGCTCTAGGATCTGCCCTTGGTCCAGCACTGGGTCCTGCCTTGGGTCCTAGCATTGGACCCACACTAGGTCCTACTTTAGGACCAGCTTTGGGGTCTGCACTGGCATCCCCATTTTCACCTCAACAGAACATGTCTCTGCTGGAGTCGTTTGGTTTCCAAATTGTCCAGTCTGCTTTTGCATCATCTCTTGTGGACACTGAGGGAGAGCAGCAGGGGATGGGGAATGAGGGGAAGTAA
- the PATZ1 gene encoding POZ-, AT hook-, and zinc finger-containing protein 1 isoform X2, translating into MERLAEGCGPSFYTYQVSQHSSDVLQQLNQQRKTGGRFCDVILRVGEDSFPAHRAVLAACSQYFESVLEESEGPIPRELEMHTISSKVFGDILDFAYTARIVIRLESFPELMTAAKFLLMRSVIDICQEVIKQSNVQILVPPARPELMLFRSGAADLGFPLDMTNGATMGSSGIAGSLGDEEEDSVRPGPAVPSQASLLALGGSPQMLSAQFQVGAQGLGGKRGRGRPRKPSVLDSVLFGAVGGLREGVVLPCGLCDKVFTDPLRLRQHEAQHGVTSIQLGYGDLQPPRLNENGLGQEENGTPIKRNRARKQVACELCGKIFRDVYHLNRHKLSHSGEKPYSCPVCGLKFKRKDRMSYHVRSHDGSVGKPYICQSCGKGFSRPDHLNGHIKQVHTSERPHKCETCNASFATRDRLRSHLACHEDKVPCQVCGKYLRAAYMADHLKKHSEGPSNFCTICNRGFSSASYLKVHVKTHHGALLSAGPHRPESVPNGAALFHCVRTCGMKEGDKCPHGEQESSDSYGDLSDASDLKSPEKQSANGSYTAPDLVIPKKTEAEPEKRYPCSECGSFFRSKAYLNKHIQKVHTRPLGAPLGDLGPALGSALGPALGPALGPSIGPTLGPTLGPALGSALASPFSPQQNMSLLESFGFQIVQSAFASSLVDTEGEQQGMGNEGK; encoded by the exons ATGGAACGTCTTGCAGAAGGTTGTGGTCCATCCTTCTACACCTACCAGGTGAGCCAGCACAGCTCAGATGTTCTGCAGCAGCTCAACCAACAGCGGAAAACTGGGGGTCGTTTCTGTGATGTGATTCTCCGTGTAGGGGAGGATAGTTTTCCAGCACATCGTGCCGTGCTGGCTGCCTGCAGCCAATATTTTGAGTCGGTTTTGGAAGAATCAGAAGGCCCGATCCCCAGAGAACTTGAGATGCACACAATCAGTTCCAAAGTGTTTGGGGACATTTTGGATTTTGCGTACACTGCTCGCATTGTGATTCGATTGGAGAGTTTCCCTGAACTTATGACTGCTGCCAAGTTCCTGCTAATGAGATCTGTTATTGATATATGCCAGGAGGTAATCAAGCAGTCCAATGTGCAAATACTGGTCCCACCTGCACGACCAGAACTCATGTTATTCAGGTCAGGGGCTGCTGACCTTGGATTCCCATTGGACATGACTAATGGGGCCACCATGGGAAGTTCAGGAATTGCAGGATCGCTTGGTGATGAGGAGGAAGATTCAGTTCGACCGGGGCCGGCAGTGCCAAGCCAGGCCTCGCTTCTTGCCCTCGGTGGATCACCCCAGATGCTCTCTGCCCAATTCCAAGTAGGAGCTCAAGGCCTAGGAGGAAAGCGAGGGCGTGGACGGCCACGGAAACCCAGTGTTTTAGATTCAGTATTGTTTGGAGCAGTGGGTGGGTTGCGGGAAGGAGTGGTACTCCCCTGTGGACTTTGTGATAAAGTATTCACTGATCCCCTGCGCCTGCGGCAGCATGAGGCCCAGCATGGAGTGACCAGCATACAGCTTGGTTACGGAGACCTGCAGCCCCCTCGCTTAAATGAGAATGGGCTGGGGCAGGAAGAAAATGGCACCCCTATAAAGAGGAACCGAGCAAGAAAACAAGTAGCTTGTGAACTGTGTGGGAAGATCTTCCGGGATGTATATCACCTTAATCGTCACAAGCTCTCTCATTCTGGAGAGAAACCATACTCTTGCCCGGTGTGTGGACTGAAGTTCAAACGCAAAGACAGAATGTCTTACCATGTCCGGTCACATGATGGTTCTGTAGGGAAGCCTTACATTTGCCAGAGCTGTGGAAAGGGATTCTCTAG GCCAGATCACCTGAATGGACACATTAAGCAGGTTCACACGTCAGAAAGGCCCCACAAGTGTGAG ACTTGTAATGCTTCTTTTGCCACACGTGATCGACTGCGTTCACATTTAGCATGTCATGAGGACAAAGTGCCATGCCAAGTGTGTGGGAAATATCTGCGAGCAGCATACATGGCAGACCATCTGAAGAAGCATAGCGAAGGACCTAGCAACTTCTGCACCATCTGTAACCGAG gTTTCTCCTCCGCTTCCTACTTAAAGGTCCATGTAAAAACACATCATGGCGCCCTCCTCAGCGCAGGCCCTCACCGGCCGGAGTCCGTCCCCAACGGGGCAGCGCTCTTCCACTGTGTCCGGACCTGTGGCATGAAAG AGGGGGACAAGTGTCCGCATGGTGAGCAAGAAAGCTCTGATTCCTATGGCGACCTTTCAGATGCAAGTGATCTAAAGTCCCCAGAAAAGCAAAGTGCTAATGGATCATACACTGCTCCTGACCTTGTAATACCCAAGAAGACCGAGGCAGAGCCCGAGAAACGCTATCCCTGTTCAGAATGTGGCAGCTTCTTTCGCTCCAAGGCCTATCTCAACAAACACATCCAGAAGGTGCACACCAGGCCTCTGGGGGCCCCACTTGGTGATTTGGGGCCAGCTCTAGGATCTGCCCTTGGTCCAGCACTGGGTCCTGCCTTGGGTCCTAGCATTGGACCCACACTAGGTCCTACTTTAGGACCAGCTTTGGGGTCTGCACTGGCATCCCCATTTTCACCTCAACAGAACATGTCTCTGCTGGAGTCGTTTGGTTTCCAAATTGTCCAGTCTGCTTTTGCATCATCTCTTGTGGACACTGAGGGAGAGCAGCAGGGGATGGGGAATGAGGGGAAGTAA
- the PATZ1 gene encoding POZ-, AT hook-, and zinc finger-containing protein 1 isoform X4, translating into MERLAEGCGPSFYTYQVSQHSSDVLQQLNQQRKTGGRFCDVILRVGEDSFPAHRAVLAACSQYFESVLEESEGPIPRELEMHTISSKVFGDILDFAYTARIVIRLESFPELMTAAKFLLMRSVIDICQEVIKQSNVQILVPPARPELMLFRSGAADLGFPLDMTNGATMGSSGIAGSLGDEEEDSVRPGPAVPSQASLLALGGSPQMLSAQFQVGAQGLGGKRGRGRPRKPSVLDSVLFGAVGGLREGVVLPCGLCDKVFTDPLRLRQHEAQHGVTSIQLGYGDLQPPRLNENGLGQEENGTPIKRNRARKQVACELCGKIFRDVYHLNRHKLSHSGEKPYSCPVCGLKFKRKDRMSYHVRSHDGSVGKPYICQSCGKGFSRPDHLNGHIKQVHTSERPHKCETCNASFATRDRLRSHLACHEDKVPCQVCGKYLRAAYMADHLKKHSEGPSNFCTICNREGDKCPHGEQESSDSYGDLSDASDLKSPEKQSANGSYTAPDLVIPKKTEAEPEKRYPCSECGSFFRSKAYLNKHIQKVHTRPLGAPLGDLGPALGSALGPALGPALGPSIGPTLGPTLGPALGSALASPFSPQQNMSLLESFGFQIVQSAFASSLVDTEGEQQGMGNEGK; encoded by the exons ATGGAACGTCTTGCAGAAGGTTGTGGTCCATCCTTCTACACCTACCAGGTGAGCCAGCACAGCTCAGATGTTCTGCAGCAGCTCAACCAACAGCGGAAAACTGGGGGTCGTTTCTGTGATGTGATTCTCCGTGTAGGGGAGGATAGTTTTCCAGCACATCGTGCCGTGCTGGCTGCCTGCAGCCAATATTTTGAGTCGGTTTTGGAAGAATCAGAAGGCCCGATCCCCAGAGAACTTGAGATGCACACAATCAGTTCCAAAGTGTTTGGGGACATTTTGGATTTTGCGTACACTGCTCGCATTGTGATTCGATTGGAGAGTTTCCCTGAACTTATGACTGCTGCCAAGTTCCTGCTAATGAGATCTGTTATTGATATATGCCAGGAGGTAATCAAGCAGTCCAATGTGCAAATACTGGTCCCACCTGCACGACCAGAACTCATGTTATTCAGGTCAGGGGCTGCTGACCTTGGATTCCCATTGGACATGACTAATGGGGCCACCATGGGAAGTTCAGGAATTGCAGGATCGCTTGGTGATGAGGAGGAAGATTCAGTTCGACCGGGGCCGGCAGTGCCAAGCCAGGCCTCGCTTCTTGCCCTCGGTGGATCACCCCAGATGCTCTCTGCCCAATTCCAAGTAGGAGCTCAAGGCCTAGGAGGAAAGCGAGGGCGTGGACGGCCACGGAAACCCAGTGTTTTAGATTCAGTATTGTTTGGAGCAGTGGGTGGGTTGCGGGAAGGAGTGGTACTCCCCTGTGGACTTTGTGATAAAGTATTCACTGATCCCCTGCGCCTGCGGCAGCATGAGGCCCAGCATGGAGTGACCAGCATACAGCTTGGTTACGGAGACCTGCAGCCCCCTCGCTTAAATGAGAATGGGCTGGGGCAGGAAGAAAATGGCACCCCTATAAAGAGGAACCGAGCAAGAAAACAAGTAGCTTGTGAACTGTGTGGGAAGATCTTCCGGGATGTATATCACCTTAATCGTCACAAGCTCTCTCATTCTGGAGAGAAACCATACTCTTGCCCGGTGTGTGGACTGAAGTTCAAACGCAAAGACAGAATGTCTTACCATGTCCGGTCACATGATGGTTCTGTAGGGAAGCCTTACATTTGCCAGAGCTGTGGAAAGGGATTCTCTAG GCCAGATCACCTGAATGGACACATTAAGCAGGTTCACACGTCAGAAAGGCCCCACAAGTGTGAG ACTTGTAATGCTTCTTTTGCCACACGTGATCGACTGCGTTCACATTTAGCATGTCATGAGGACAAAGTGCCATGCCAAGTGTGTGGGAAATATCTGCGAGCAGCATACATGGCAGACCATCTGAAGAAGCATAGCGAAGGACCTAGCAACTTCTGCACCATCTGTAACCGAG AGGGGGACAAGTGTCCGCATGGTGAGCAAGAAAGCTCTGATTCCTATGGCGACCTTTCAGATGCAAGTGATCTAAAGTCCCCAGAAAAGCAAAGTGCTAATGGATCATACACTGCTCCTGACCTTGTAATACCCAAGAAGACCGAGGCAGAGCCCGAGAAACGCTATCCCTGTTCAGAATGTGGCAGCTTCTTTCGCTCCAAGGCCTATCTCAACAAACACATCCAGAAGGTGCACACCAGGCCTCTGGGGGCCCCACTTGGTGATTTGGGGCCAGCTCTAGGATCTGCCCTTGGTCCAGCACTGGGTCCTGCCTTGGGTCCTAGCATTGGACCCACACTAGGTCCTACTTTAGGACCAGCTTTGGGGTCTGCACTGGCATCCCCATTTTCACCTCAACAGAACATGTCTCTGCTGGAGTCGTTTGGTTTCCAAATTGTCCAGTCTGCTTTTGCATCATCTCTTGTGGACACTGAGGGAGAGCAGCAGGGGATGGGGAATGAGGGGAAGTAA